The nucleotide sequence CCAGTCCGGTCCGATTGTCGACGATGGGCCGGGCGCTGGCCGAGGAGCACGCCTACTTCCTGGCCGCGGCCGCCGCCGGCCGGTACGCCGCCGGGCTGCGCTGAACCCGCCCGTCGCGCCCCGCCGCCCCGGCCCCGCCCGCGCCCGACCTGCCGAATCCTGTCCGGCCGGCGGTCAGCTCAGGAAAACCAGCGCCAGCCAGCCGGCCACGACCAGGACGAGCGCGAGCGTGAGCACCCAGGTGGGCACGGTGTACTCGCCCCGCCGGTTGCGCTCGATCTCCTCCCGGATCTTCGCCCGCCGCCGCTCGTACCGGTTCTGCCGGATCGACTCGGGGCGGCGGTGCTCGTCGTCGTGGTGGCGACCCTCTGGATGCGTCATAGCGGCGCCTAGCCTAACCGCCCGGCCTCACATGCTGGCGATCAGCCGCTCGACCCGCTCGTCGTACGCCCGGAACGGGTCCTTGCAGAGCACCGTGCGCTGGGCCTGGTCGTTCAGCTTCAGGTGTACCCAGTCGACGGTGAAGTCCCGGCGCTTCTCCTGGGCGTGCCGGATGAACTCGCCGCGCAGCCGGGCCCGGGTGGTCTGCGGCGGGGTTTCCTTCGCCTCGAAGATCTCCGGGTCGGTGGCGATCCGGTCCACCTGCTTGCGCCGCTCCAGCAGCCCGTAGAGGCCGCGTCCCCGGCGCAGGTCGTGGTAGGCGAGATCCATCTGGGCGATCCTCGGGTGCGACAGCGGCAGGTCGTTCTTGCGCTGGTAGCGCTCGATGAGCTGGAGCTTGGTCACCCAGTCGATCTCCCGGGAGACCGGGTCCAGGTTGCCGCTCTCGACCGCGCTCAGCACCCTGCCCCAGAGTTCGACCACCCGCTTGGCGGTCTGGTCCCCGCCCCGCCGCTCGACGAACTCGGTCGCCTTCGCCAGGTATTCCTGCTGGATCTCCAGCGCGCTTATCTCCTTGTTGGAGGCGAGCCGGACCTTGCGCCGGCCGGTGACGTCGTGCGACACCTCCCGGATCGCCCGGATCGGGTTCTCCAGCGACAGGTCGCGCATCACCACCCCGGCCTCGATCATGCGCAGCACGATGTCCGCGCTGCCGACCTTGAGCAGGGTGGTGACCTCGTTCATGTTGGAGTCGCCGACGATGACGTGCAGTCGCCGGTAGCGCTCGGCGTCGGCGTGCGGCTCGTCCCGGGTGTTGATGATCGGCCGGCTCCGGGTGGTCGCCGAGGAGACGCCCTCCCAGATGTGCTCGGCCCGCTGGGAGAGGCAGTAGACGGCGCCACGCGGGGTCTGCAGCACCTTGCCGGCACCGCAGATGAGCTGCCGGGTGACCAGGAACGGGATCAGTACGTCGGCCAGCCGGCCGAACTCCCCGTGCCGGGAGACCAGGTAGTTCTCGTGGCAGCCGTACGAGTTGCCGGCCGAGTCGGTGTTGTTCTTGAACAGGTAGATCTCGCCCGCGATGCCCTCGTCGTGCAGCCGCTTCTCGGCGTCGACCAGCAGACCCTCCAGGATCCGCTCGCCGGCCCGGTCGTGCGCGACCAGGTCGGCGACGGAGTCGCACTCGGGGGTGGCGTACTCGGGGTGGGATCCGACGTCGAGGTAGAGCCGGGCACCGTTGCGCAGGAACACGTTGCTCGAGCGCCCCCAGGAGACCACCCGGCGGAAGAGGTAACGGGCGACCTCGTCCGGGGACAGCCGCCGTTGGCCGCGGTAGGTGCAGGTGACACCGTACTCGGTTTCAAGGCCGAAGATTCGCCGCTCCATGCTTGGAGATTAGTCGCCCGGAGCCCGGGTTGGTCAGTGTCGGGGCCCGGCGATGTCCGCGGAACCGCCACGAACCCGCCGCCGGCCGGTCAGCGGCCGGGATCGTCGAGGATGCCGTAGAGGTACTCGCCGTAGCCGCTGCGGCACAGCGGGCGGGCCAGGTCGCGGAGCTGGTCGTCGGAGATGAGGCCGCTGCGCCAGGCCACCTCCTCGATGCAGCCCACCTTGAGGCCCTGCCGCTCCTCCACCACCCGGACGAACTCGCCGGCCTGCACCAGCGAGTTGAAGGTGCCGGTGTCCAGCCAGGCGGTCCCCCGGTCCAGGGCGGTGACCTGGAGCCGGCCCGCCGCCAGGTAGGTCTGGTTCACCGCGGTGATCTCCAACTCGCCCCGGTCGCTCGGCTTCAGCCCCTTGGCGATCTCCACCACGTCGTTGGCGTAGAAGTAGAGGCCGGGGACGGCGTACCGGGATTTGGGTTTCTCCGGCTTCTCCTCGATCGAGAGTGCCCGCCCGTCCGGGTCGAACTCGACGATTCCGTAGCCCTCGCAGTTCGCCACCGGATAGGCGAAGATCCGGCCGCCGTCCGGGTTGCCGTTGCGGGCCAGGCTCCGCCCCAGCCCGGTGCCGTAGAAGATGTTGTCGCCGAGGATCAGCGCGACCGGGGCACCGGCCAGAAACTCCTCGCCGAGCAGGAACGCCTGGGCGATTCCGTCCGGGGACGGCTGCACGGCGAATTCCAGCCGGAGGCCCCACTGTGAGCCGTCCCGCAGCAGTTGCCGGAACTGCGCCTGGTCGCCCGGAGTGGTGATGATGAGGATTTCCCGTATTCCCGCCATGACCAACGTGGAGAGCGGGTAATAGATCATCGGTTTGTCGAAAATGGGCATTAGTTGTTTCGAGACCGCCTGGGTGATCGGCCACAGCCGCGAACCGGTGCCGCCGGCCAGCAGGATTCCGCGCATTCGCGCAGGTTACCGGGGGCGGCCGGGTCTTGTAGTCAATTCACTGACACTCGCCGTCGCGGGCGTGCCGGGCGAGCGGCGCGTAGACTTCCCGATTCATGAGGATTCTCGTGACCGGTGGAGCCGGATTCATCGGTTCTGAATACGTGCGCATGCTGCTGACCGGCACCGGTCCCCGCCTCGCGCCGAGCGCGGTCACCGTGCTCGACAAGCTCACCTACTCCGGAAACCTCGCCAATCTCGATCCGGTACGCACCGATCCCCGGCTGCGGGTGGTGGTCGGGGATATCTGCGACCCGGCCGTCGTCGACGAGGTGACCCCGGGGCACGACGTGGTCGTGCACTTCGCGGCCGAGTCGCACGTCG is from Micromonospora sp. WMMD1102 and encodes:
- the pafA gene encoding Pup--protein ligase — translated: MERRIFGLETEYGVTCTYRGQRRLSPDEVARYLFRRVVSWGRSSNVFLRNGARLYLDVGSHPEYATPECDSVADLVAHDRAGERILEGLLVDAEKRLHDEGIAGEIYLFKNNTDSAGNSYGCHENYLVSRHGEFGRLADVLIPFLVTRQLICGAGKVLQTPRGAVYCLSQRAEHIWEGVSSATTRSRPIINTRDEPHADAERYRRLHVIVGDSNMNEVTTLLKVGSADIVLRMIEAGVVMRDLSLENPIRAIREVSHDVTGRRKVRLASNKEISALEIQQEYLAKATEFVERRGGDQTAKRVVELWGRVLSAVESGNLDPVSREIDWVTKLQLIERYQRKNDLPLSHPRIAQMDLAYHDLRRGRGLYGLLERRKQVDRIATDPEIFEAKETPPQTTRARLRGEFIRHAQEKRRDFTVDWVHLKLNDQAQRTVLCKDPFRAYDERVERLIASM
- the rfbA gene encoding glucose-1-phosphate thymidylyltransferase RfbA, with the translated sequence MRGILLAGGTGSRLWPITQAVSKQLMPIFDKPMIYYPLSTLVMAGIREILIITTPGDQAQFRQLLRDGSQWGLRLEFAVQPSPDGIAQAFLLGEEFLAGAPVALILGDNIFYGTGLGRSLARNGNPDGGRIFAYPVANCEGYGIVEFDPDGRALSIEEKPEKPKSRYAVPGLYFYANDVVEIAKGLKPSDRGELEITAVNQTYLAAGRLQVTALDRGTAWLDTGTFNSLVQAGEFVRVVEERQGLKVGCIEEVAWRSGLISDDQLRDLARPLCRSGYGEYLYGILDDPGR